In a single window of the Saccharothrix australiensis genome:
- a CDS encoding FAD-dependent monooxygenase: MDTDVVIVGAGPNGLMLANELLLAGVRPTVLEALPERHPLPKANGLVGRVVQALDYRGLHDTITGSPAPPRPVPFFQFGALPLEMSGLTDHALFTLPVPQRRLEEVLEQHGGVEVRRGHEVRDVVQDDDHVTLDVSGPDGEYRLTARYVVGADGGHSVIRKRAGIGFPGVTDDGFTHRTGQVVIHEPVADHATGRLDVPGLGVLWPGTFHRTERGVFAFAMFQPGIYRIAMIERGGTGLTNTDEMPLDELRAAARRVLGVELPMSEPRGGHPSALNRRAEGTNSRLADRYRVGRVLLVGDSAHVHSGVGGPGLNLGLQDALNLGWKLAAEIDGWAPPGLLDTYESERRPVGQRVITHSRAQMALLAEGPNITALRDVLTELLQDEPAIRRLSDLMSGADTVYDMGTSTHPLIGRWMPDLPLSGTTRVAHVCRTGRPLLFDFADRADLRARATPWTDRVDVVTTTTPAPPAEAVLVRPDGYVAWAGGDPEELVKALGRWFGDPREVPAPSYG; the protein is encoded by the coding sequence CCGCTCCCGAAGGCCAACGGCCTCGTCGGCAGAGTCGTCCAGGCGCTGGACTACCGGGGGCTGCACGACACCATCACCGGCAGTCCGGCGCCACCGCGCCCCGTGCCGTTCTTCCAGTTCGGCGCGCTCCCGCTGGAGATGTCCGGCCTGACCGACCACGCCCTGTTCACCCTGCCGGTGCCCCAGCGCCGGCTGGAGGAGGTGCTGGAGCAGCACGGCGGCGTCGAGGTCCGGCGCGGCCACGAGGTGCGGGACGTCGTCCAGGACGACGACCACGTGACCCTCGACGTGTCCGGCCCCGACGGCGAGTACCGGCTCACCGCCCGCTACGTCGTGGGCGCGGACGGCGGCCACAGCGTGATCCGCAAACGCGCCGGCATCGGGTTCCCCGGCGTCACCGACGACGGCTTCACCCACCGCACCGGCCAGGTGGTGATCCACGAGCCGGTCGCCGACCACGCCACGGGCCGGCTCGACGTGCCCGGCCTGGGCGTCCTGTGGCCCGGCACCTTCCACCGCACCGAGCGCGGCGTCTTCGCGTTCGCCATGTTCCAGCCGGGCATCTACCGCATCGCCATGATCGAGCGGGGCGGCACCGGCCTGACCAACACCGACGAGATGCCGCTGGACGAGCTGCGCGCGGCCGCGCGGCGGGTGCTGGGTGTCGAGCTGCCGATGAGCGAACCGCGCGGCGGCCACCCGTCGGCGCTCAACCGCCGGGCCGAGGGCACGAACTCCCGCCTGGCCGACCGCTACCGCGTGGGCCGGGTGCTCCTGGTGGGCGACTCGGCCCACGTCCACTCCGGGGTCGGCGGCCCCGGTCTCAACCTGGGCCTCCAGGACGCGCTCAACCTGGGGTGGAAACTGGCGGCCGAGATCGACGGCTGGGCGCCGCCGGGCCTGCTCGACACCTACGAGTCGGAGCGCAGGCCGGTGGGCCAACGCGTCATCACCCACAGCCGGGCCCAGATGGCCCTGCTCGCGGAAGGCCCGAACATCACCGCGCTGCGCGACGTCCTCACCGAACTCCTCCAGGACGAGCCCGCGATCCGCCGCCTCTCCGACCTGATGTCGGGCGCGGACACCGTCTACGACATGGGCACGTCGACGCACCCGCTGATCGGGCGCTGGATGCCCGACCTCCCGCTGTCCGGCACCACGCGCGTCGCGCACGTGTGCCGAACGGGCCGCCCGCTGCTCTTCGACTTCGCCGATCGCGCCGACCTGCGTGCGCGAGCCACCCCGTGGACGGACCGCGTGGACGTCGTCACCACCACGACACCCGCGCCACCCGCCGAGGCGGTGCTCGTCAGACCGGACGGCTACGTGGCCTGGGCGGGCGGAGACCCCGAGGAGCTGGTCAAGGCCCTGGGGAGGTGGTTCGGCGACCCGCGCGAGGTTCCCGCGCCGTCGTACGGGTGA
- a CDS encoding N-acetyltransferase gives MSWLPSDYTHPTRVDLGTGHHLRPIRESDVDLDYPAVMGSRERLWSLFGEQWHWPPATMTYEQDRADLARHEREAEAHQSFNYALFDNDETALLGCVYLDPPGSGSVGSSGSVGSGSAGSGSAGVGLVEDALIAWWVVDEYVGTDLERALDAFVPRWIARDWPFTRPRFGL, from the coding sequence ATGTCCTGGCTGCCGTCCGACTACACCCACCCCACCCGCGTCGACCTCGGCACGGGCCACCACCTCAGGCCGATCCGGGAGTCCGATGTGGACCTCGACTACCCGGCCGTCATGGGGTCGAGGGAGCGGTTGTGGTCGTTGTTCGGCGAGCAGTGGCACTGGCCGCCCGCGACGATGACCTACGAGCAGGACCGCGCCGACCTCGCCCGCCACGAGCGGGAAGCCGAGGCGCACCAGTCGTTCAACTACGCCCTGTTCGACAACGACGAGACGGCCCTGCTCGGCTGTGTCTACCTCGACCCGCCGGGGAGCGGGTCGGTGGGCAGCAGTGGTTCGGTGGGTAGCGGTTCGGCAGGCAGTGGTTCGGCGGGGGTTGGGTTGGTGGAGGACGCGCTCATCGCGTGGTGGGTCGTGGACGAGTACGTCGGCACCGACCTCGAACGGGCGCTGGACGCCTTCGTCCCGCGGTGGATCGCGCGCGACTGGCCTTTCACCCGACCCCGGTTCGGGCTCTGA
- a CDS encoding GNAT family N-acetyltransferase yields MTLSDGLVLRTAEPRDLDQIGALLTERGEPADAVDHRLVVEDPDAGWEACAVVVDGDRVVSTATLLDETLVLGGVEIPAGQVELVATHRDYEGRGLVRALMGWAHERSAARGQLVNVMLGIPYFYRQFGYTYAIPIAPERPVVGAPPPSPAATGKAAPDTERETARGAAQDDAAQDGAAQGTTSDTMRAAAPRDTVREATADDIPAMARLQAAEQARADLWMPHSAPLWRWLVARDGSTQWLVERDGVPVGTARSTPPHEGVRLCDVAAVDAAAVHALLAHTGATSANERPGTVGGDALEPFLGPAPEDAQSYYVRVADPVALLEHLRPVFGRRLAGSPFADAEGEAVVSFYRSHVRLPYRAGEVGPVVAGGTMQAPGAAGGAGVAPDLLPSLLFGPHGLRGLTARFADVYPGPNADLMHTLFPPVRSDLLTFYMP; encoded by the coding sequence ATGACCCTGTCCGATGGACTGGTGCTGCGCACCGCGGAGCCACGTGACCTCGACCAGATCGGCGCGCTGCTGACCGAGCGCGGCGAGCCGGCCGACGCGGTGGACCACCGGCTCGTCGTCGAGGACCCGGACGCCGGGTGGGAGGCGTGCGCGGTCGTCGTGGACGGTGACCGCGTGGTGTCCACCGCCACCCTCCTGGACGAGACGCTCGTCCTGGGCGGTGTGGAGATCCCGGCCGGGCAGGTCGAACTGGTCGCCACCCACCGCGACTACGAGGGGCGCGGGCTGGTCCGGGCGTTGATGGGGTGGGCGCACGAGCGTTCGGCGGCGCGCGGGCAGTTGGTGAACGTGATGCTCGGCATCCCGTACTTCTACCGGCAGTTCGGCTACACCTACGCGATCCCGATCGCGCCGGAACGGCCGGTGGTCGGCGCACCGCCGCCCTCACCCGCCGCGACGGGGAAGGCCGCGCCCGACACGGAACGGGAAACCGCCCGCGGCGCGGCACAGGACGACGCGGCACAGGACGGCGCTGCACAGGGCACGACATCCGACACGATGCGGGCAGCCGCCCCGCGTGACACCGTGCGGGAGGCCACAGCGGACGACATCCCCGCGATGGCGCGGCTCCAAGCCGCCGAGCAGGCACGCGCCGACCTGTGGATGCCGCACTCGGCTCCGTTGTGGCGCTGGCTCGTGGCCCGTGACGGCAGCACGCAGTGGCTCGTGGAGCGCGACGGCGTGCCGGTCGGCACCGCTCGGTCGACGCCTCCGCACGAGGGCGTGCGGCTGTGCGACGTGGCTGCGGTGGACGCCGCTGCCGTGCACGCGCTGCTCGCGCACACCGGGGCGACGAGTGCGAACGAGCGTCCCGGCACGGTGGGTGGGGACGCGTTGGAGCCGTTCCTCGGGCCGGCGCCGGAAGACGCGCAGTCGTACTACGTGCGCGTCGCCGATCCGGTGGCGCTGCTGGAACACCTGCGCCCGGTGTTCGGGCGGAGGTTGGCCGGGTCGCCGTTCGCCGACGCGGAGGGCGAGGCGGTCGTGTCGTTCTACCGCTCCCACGTCCGCCTGCCCTACCGGGCCGGCGAGGTGGGTCCGGTCGTCGCCGGCGGCACCATGCAGGCCCCCGGCGCGGCGGGTGGCGCGGGCGTGGCCCCGGACCTCCTGCCGTCGCTGCTGTTCGGCCCGCACGGGCTGCGCGGTCTGACGGCGAGGTTCGCCGACGTCTACCCCGGCCCGAACGCGGACCTGATGCACACCCTCTTCCCACCCGTGCGCAGCGACCTGCTGACCTTCTACATGCCGTGA
- a CDS encoding (2Fe-2S)-binding protein — MTDYASVLSTLRQVRGLSPFFALDVGRPPGTGPGGDGWLPGDALLDGSALPRTVEAIAERYRTGEDRVAASLFFLSFTARLLCPTVAAHAVGGVAPDIRPGNLWWRYGPDGLRVRIAEPVAGVGVVESLEPVVAAIREVVPVARGLLWGNAASSIAGALRTVGRSGVASVEDCLALGARLLGDPPLRGSGEFIPFPGEVVFRRRSCCLYYRVDGGGTCGDCPLPAR; from the coding sequence GTGACCGACTACGCCTCCGTGCTGTCCACCCTGCGCCAGGTCCGCGGCCTCAGCCCGTTCTTCGCCCTGGACGTCGGTCGGCCACCCGGGACCGGTCCAGGCGGTGATGGTTGGCTGCCCGGCGACGCGTTGCTCGACGGGTCGGCGTTGCCGCGCACGGTGGAGGCCATCGCCGAGCGGTACCGGACCGGGGAGGACCGGGTCGCCGCGTCGTTGTTCTTCCTCAGCTTCACGGCTCGGCTGCTGTGCCCGACGGTGGCCGCCCACGCCGTCGGCGGGGTGGCCCCGGACATCCGGCCCGGCAACCTGTGGTGGCGCTACGGGCCGGACGGGCTGCGCGTGCGGATCGCGGAGCCGGTCGCCGGCGTGGGTGTCGTCGAGTCGTTGGAGCCGGTGGTGGCGGCGATCCGCGAGGTCGTGCCGGTCGCCCGCGGGTTGTTGTGGGGCAACGCGGCGTCCTCCATCGCCGGCGCGTTGCGGACGGTCGGGCGCAGCGGTGTCGCGTCGGTCGAGGACTGCCTCGCTTTGGGTGCCCGGCTGTTGGGCGATCCGCCGTTGCGCGGTTCGGGCGAGTTCATCCCGTTCCCCGGCGAGGTCGTGTTCCGGCGGCGCAGCTGCTGCCTCTACTACCGCGTCGACGGCGGTGGGACGTGCGGCGACTGCCCTCTGCCCGCGCGGTGA
- a CDS encoding CbtB domain-containing protein, producing MTSPAHPLRLPRWAYAVALVALVVTWLVLQENGLALGHSAEALHEFFHDGRHALGVPCH from the coding sequence ATGACGAGCCCCGCACATCCCCTTCGCTTACCCCGGTGGGCCTACGCCGTCGCGCTGGTCGCACTGGTCGTCACCTGGCTGGTCCTCCAGGAGAACGGCCTGGCGCTCGGCCACTCCGCCGAGGCGCTGCACGAGTTCTTCCACGACGGGCGGCACGCGCTCGGCGTCCCGTGCCACTAG
- a CDS encoding CbtA family protein, with protein sequence MDDYRSVLLRGIGAGGVAGLLAGLVGLVVVEVPIRAALAVEEARAAAEPAGSGGHDHGELVGRGAQLVGGVLAAVIVGLAVGALFATAYAGSRRWFAGRPPFSRSVSLAAAVFGAAALLPAVKYPANPPAVGDPATVGYRTVLYLGLIAAGLLVVAGASLLASRLGHLSGPVRSTVVALAVVAAGTLLLLVFPAPPDAIPADMPSAVLWEFRLASLAETATLWLGLGVVFGLLVDPAVRADKVREGAVPA encoded by the coding sequence GTGGACGACTATCGGAGCGTGTTGCTGCGCGGCATCGGCGCGGGTGGTGTCGCCGGTCTGCTCGCGGGCCTGGTCGGACTCGTCGTCGTGGAGGTGCCGATCCGCGCGGCGCTGGCGGTCGAGGAGGCCCGTGCCGCGGCCGAACCGGCCGGGTCGGGCGGGCACGACCACGGTGAACTGGTCGGTCGGGGCGCGCAGCTCGTCGGTGGCGTCCTGGCGGCGGTGATCGTCGGGTTGGCGGTGGGCGCGCTGTTCGCCACCGCGTACGCCGGGTCCCGCCGGTGGTTCGCCGGTCGGCCGCCGTTCAGCCGCAGCGTGTCCCTGGCGGCGGCGGTGTTCGGGGCGGCGGCGCTGCTGCCGGCGGTCAAGTACCCGGCCAACCCGCCAGCGGTGGGCGACCCGGCGACGGTCGGGTACCGGACGGTGCTCTACCTGGGGCTGATCGCGGCCGGTCTGCTGGTGGTGGCCGGGGCGAGCCTGCTGGCGTCCCGGTTGGGCCACCTGAGCGGGCCGGTGCGGTCGACGGTGGTGGCGCTGGCGGTGGTCGCGGCGGGCACGCTGCTCCTGCTGGTGTTCCCCGCGCCGCCGGACGCGATACCGGCGGACATGCCGAGCGCCGTCCTGTGGGAGTTCCGGCTCGCGTCGCTCGCCGAGACGGCCACGCTGTGGCTCGGGCTGGGCGTGGTGTTCGGGTTGCTGGTCGACCCGGCGGTGCGCGCGGACAAGGTGCGGGAGGGCGCTGTCCCGGCCTGA
- a CDS encoding HAD family hydrolase: protein MDGTLLDSEKLWDIPLYEFAEKLGGTLSLATRQAMVGSNVPTTMALLFAEVGVTPTEEETADGAAWIMRRTEEVFREGLPWRPGARDALRAVRASGVPMALVTSTERGLTEVALDTIGRDLFDVTVCGDEVEGRNKPLPDPYLKAARLLGVDASACVAVEDSPTGVASAVAAGCTVLVVPCDVPVPSGERRVFRESLVGVDLDVLTALRA, encoded by the coding sequence ATGGACGGCACGCTGCTGGACTCGGAGAAGCTGTGGGACATCCCGCTCTACGAGTTCGCGGAGAAGCTGGGCGGCACGCTGTCGTTGGCGACGCGGCAGGCGATGGTCGGGTCGAACGTGCCGACCACGATGGCGCTGCTGTTCGCCGAGGTGGGCGTCACGCCGACCGAGGAGGAGACGGCGGACGGCGCGGCCTGGATCATGCGCCGCACCGAGGAGGTGTTCCGCGAGGGGCTGCCGTGGCGGCCGGGCGCGCGGGACGCACTGCGGGCCGTCCGCGCGTCGGGCGTGCCGATGGCGCTGGTGACGTCCACCGAGCGGGGGCTGACCGAGGTCGCCCTGGACACCATCGGGCGGGACCTGTTCGACGTGACCGTGTGCGGTGACGAGGTGGAGGGCCGCAACAAGCCCCTGCCCGACCCGTACCTCAAGGCGGCGCGGCTGCTGGGGGTGGACGCCTCGGCGTGCGTGGCGGTCGAGGACTCGCCGACCGGTGTCGCGTCGGCGGTCGCGGCCGGGTGCACCGTCCTGGTCGTGCCGTGCGACGTGCCGGTGCCGTCGGGGGAGCGGCGGGTCTTCCGCGAGTCCCTGGTCGGGGTCGACCTCGACGTGCTGACCGCGCTGCGCGCCTGA